One genomic segment of Sphingobacteriales bacterium includes these proteins:
- a CDS encoding DUF3276 family protein, producing the protein MDKGNRFNKNYRDNNYRDYRDRDNNRGDNNRDNNRDYRQRDFNRDSNRNKDYSERPNYRERGEGYQNRERGSDYYQNRERNSENRSNYRERSNSDYRPNYRERERSNNDYRPNYRDENSDYQRRESPKETNVWSRRVRAGNRRTYFFDIHSTRVGDYYLTVTESKKRFDGMGYERHKLHVYKEDFLKFLNTLQETIDHLRTELMPEYDFEEFDRQEEEYYNNRREQNEHDDHDDDDKEDKYEEGDDDDDDDDDNDEYAANAQSNHDEDDDDDDDDDDEDDKKHRSNSNIPDDEKWD; encoded by the coding sequence GTGGACAAGGGAAACCGATTTAACAAAAATTACCGCGACAACAATTACCGCGATTACCGCGACCGTGACAACAACCGCGGCGATAACAACAGAGACAACAACCGCGATTACCGCCAAAGAGACTTTAACCGCGACAGCAACCGAAACAAAGATTACAGCGAACGCCCTAATTACCGCGAGCGGGGCGAAGGCTACCAAAACCGTGAACGTGGCAGCGACTATTACCAAAACCGTGAACGCAACAGTGAGAATCGATCTAACTACCGCGAACGCAGCAACAGCGACTACCGACCTAACTACCGTGAACGTGAACGCAGCAACAACGACTACCGACCTAATTACCGTGACGAAAATAGCGATTACCAACGCCGCGAGTCCCCTAAAGAAACCAACGTTTGGTCGCGCAGGGTGCGAGCCGGCAACCGCCGTACTTATTTTTTTGATATTCATAGCACCCGCGTTGGCGATTATTACCTTACCGTAACCGAAAGCAAAAAACGCTTTGATGGCATGGGCTACGAACGCCATAAATTACACGTGTACAAAGAAGATTTTTTGAAATTTTTAAATACCCTGCAAGAAACTATTGATCACCTACGCACTGAATTAATGCCCGAATACGATTTTGAGGAGTTTGACCGCCAAGAAGAAGAATACTACAACAACCGCCGTGAGCAAAACGAACATGACGACCACGATGATGATGATAAAGAAGACAAATATGAAGAGGGAGATGATGATGATGACGACGACGACGATAATGATGAGTATGCCGCCAACGCACAAAGCAACCACGATGAGGATGACGACGATGATGACGACGATGACGATGAGGACGACAAAAAACATCGCAGCAACAGCAATATCCCGGATGATGAAAAATGGGATTAA
- a CDS encoding T9SS type A sorting domain-containing protein encodes MLKKITVLTLLAFLITEALTFNSAFTNSAKPPLGKTGAPSETKACNDCHGGAPNTGSGKIEISFNGATNYSATKTSKLTVTVTDATKAKFGFEILAFDKSNKSVGTFVANSAEKVGVAKAGSGKQYAFHNPAKTTNSYSFDWVAPETVGTGDITFYAAGIAANNNGANSGDLVYTTKATLTELIDGIDLNPAHNAVTMFSANFNPLTKNLTANIGTNSMVNSHLAVYNLQGQPVSILLDNKILAPGEHQYNADLSALPSGFYLVVLNNEGKTTAQRIVIH; translated from the coding sequence ATGCTTAAAAAAATTACAGTCCTAACACTTCTTGCCTTTTTAATTACAGAGGCACTTACATTTAACAGCGCTTTTACCAACTCGGCCAAACCACCATTGGGCAAAACCGGTGCCCCAAGTGAAACAAAAGCTTGCAATGATTGCCATGGCGGTGCACCCAATACAGGATCGGGTAAAATTGAAATCAGCTTTAATGGAGCTACCAATTATTCGGCCACAAAAACCAGCAAATTAACGGTTACCGTTACAGATGCCACCAAAGCTAAATTTGGTTTTGAAATTCTTGCCTTCGATAAAAGTAATAAAAGCGTGGGTACTTTTGTTGCCAACAGCGCCGAAAAAGTTGGCGTAGCCAAAGCTGGATCGGGCAAACAATACGCTTTCCACAACCCTGCAAAAACTACTAATAGCTATTCTTTTGATTGGGTAGCCCCTGAAACTGTAGGTACTGGCGATATTACTTTTTATGCTGCTGGTATAGCCGCTAATAATAACGGGGCAAACTCGGGCGACTTAGTTTATACCACCAAAGCTACTTTAACCGAACTTATTGATGGTATTGACCTAAACCCCGCCCATAATGCCGTTACCATGTTTTCGGCAAATTTTAATCCGCTTACCAAAAACCTGACAGCTAATATTGGAACTAACAGCATGGTCAACAGCCATTTAGCGGTTTATAATTTACAAGGGCAGCCCGTAAGTATATTGCTTGACAACAAAATTTTAGCGCCGGGCGAGCATCAATATAATGCCGACCTTTCTGCCTTACCATCCGGATTTTATTTAGTGGTGCTAAATAACGAAGGGAAAACTACTGCCCAACGTATCGTTATACATTAG
- a CDS encoding PorP/SprF family type IX secretion system membrane protein: MRYYYILQFVFLLGLANALQAQDTHFSQNFANPIFLNPGITGIINGDTRVVGIYRSQWGSLVPENPFKTYLVSADMAFAGAGRRDRFGLGLMAYKDGGGAVNFATHYIDASFSYILALNDNSYLGAGFAGGMTQRGFDINNAQFDDQYIDGSVSTNPSADVGNLATSLWRANLGAGLLYYTSPSARSNFFTGIAMHHITSPNSSFTELNINDEDKVHQKISAQIGGNLPIGNHLDLAPSAWFVKQGPHQKIDIGTFFRYIFDSDTKYGLERSVSIGPWVRLGNHISGFGMNDLVIAGKITYDNLGVGLSYDINLANELKIANGGRGGFEISLSYTGLLRPSHRDSYSCPNF, translated from the coding sequence ATGCGTTACTATTATATTTTACAATTCGTTTTCTTGTTGGGTTTAGCTAACGCCTTACAAGCGCAAGATACCCATTTTTCGCAAAACTTTGCCAACCCAATATTTTTAAACCCAGGCATTACTGGCATTATTAACGGCGATACCCGTGTAGTAGGCATTTACCGCAGTCAGTGGGGCAGTTTAGTACCCGAAAACCCATTTAAAACCTATTTGGTATCGGCTGATATGGCTTTTGCCGGCGCCGGCAGGCGCGACAGGTTTGGCCTGGGCTTAATGGCCTACAAAGATGGCGGTGGGGCTGTAAATTTTGCTACGCATTATATTGATGCTTCGTTCTCGTACATTTTGGCTTTAAATGACAATAGTTACTTAGGCGCAGGTTTTGCCGGAGGTATGACGCAGCGCGGTTTTGATATTAACAACGCACAATTTGACGACCAATATATTGACGGCTCGGTTAGCACCAACCCCTCGGCTGATGTAGGCAATTTGGCTACAAGTTTATGGCGTGCCAATCTTGGTGCCGGCTTGTTATATTACACCTCGCCATCAGCACGCAGCAATTTTTTTACAGGAATAGCAATGCACCATATTACTTCGCCAAATAGCAGTTTTACCGAACTAAATATTAACGACGAAGACAAAGTACATCAAAAAATATCAGCACAAATTGGCGGTAATTTACCCATTGGCAACCACCTCGACCTTGCCCCCAGTGCTTGGTTTGTTAAACAAGGCCCGCATCAAAAAATAGATATCGGTACATTTTTTAGATATATTTTTGATAGTGACACAAAATATGGCCTCGAGCGCTCGGTAAGCATTGGCCCTTGGGTGCGCTTAGGCAATCATATATCCGGATTTGGTATGAATGACTTAGTAATTGCAGGCAAAATTACTTACGATAATTTAGGTGTTGGTCTTAGTTACGATATTAATTTAGCCAACGAATTAAAAATAGCCAACGGTGGGCGTGGTGGCTTCGAAATATCGTTAAGCTATACTGGTTTGCTGCGCCCTTCGCACCGCGACTCGTACAGTTGCCCAAATTTTTAA
- a CDS encoding proline dehydrogenase family protein — translation MTPNTSATTEPHPLPNFEDTKIAFAHKTTNQLSWALRMFKLLNQNWLVNVGSYLAQWAINLKLPIGWAIKKTIYPLFCGGESLPEIMPSMQLLSQAKVHVLLDYGAEGKDTETDFEKTLQQIVASLDFATQHTTAVHGVSAKVTGFIRFALLEKIAANTALTPDEDAELQRAKNRLEVICSKAAACNIPIFFDAEESWIQDPLDDMVNAMMQQYNKTEAVVFNTIQLYRHDRLAYLKQCHQHSLANGYLFAVKLVRGAYMEKERLRAAQQNYPSPIQPDKAATDNDYDAALAYCIENIKSIAVCNASHNEQSSLHLCQLLNENKIQPQHNHVWFSQLYGMGDNISFNLAKSGYNVAKYLPYGKVTEVIPYLIRRARENTSVAGQMGRELHFISKEIHRRKSEKV, via the coding sequence ATGACACCTAACACATCTGCTACAACCGAGCCCCACCCCCTGCCAAATTTTGAAGACACAAAAATTGCCTTTGCACACAAAACCACAAATCAATTATCGTGGGCACTGCGCATGTTTAAACTTCTCAACCAAAATTGGTTAGTAAATGTAGGTAGTTATCTTGCGCAATGGGCAATAAACCTTAAACTGCCTATTGGTTGGGCCATAAAAAAAACTATTTATCCTTTGTTTTGCGGTGGCGAATCACTGCCCGAGATAATGCCATCCATGCAATTGTTAAGTCAGGCAAAAGTACACGTATTGCTTGATTACGGTGCAGAAGGCAAAGATACCGAAACCGATTTTGAAAAAACGCTACAACAAATAGTCGCTTCCTTAGATTTTGCGACACAACATACAACGGCGGTGCATGGGGTTAGCGCCAAGGTTACCGGATTTATACGTTTTGCACTGCTCGAAAAAATTGCCGCCAACACAGCACTAACTCCGGATGAAGATGCCGAGTTGCAACGCGCCAAAAATCGTTTAGAGGTTATATGCAGCAAAGCCGCCGCTTGTAATATTCCTATCTTCTTCGATGCGGAAGAGTCTTGGATTCAAGATCCGTTAGACGACATGGTAAATGCTATGATGCAGCAATACAATAAAACCGAGGCTGTTGTATTTAATACCATCCAATTATATCGGCACGACAGGTTGGCCTATTTAAAACAATGCCACCAGCACAGCTTAGCAAATGGCTACTTATTTGCAGTTAAATTAGTGCGCGGTGCTTATATGGAAAAAGAACGTTTACGGGCTGCACAACAGAACTACCCATCGCCTATTCAGCCCGACAAAGCCGCCACCGACAACGATTATGATGCTGCCTTAGCCTACTGCATTGAAAACATAAAAAGTATTGCCGTTTGTAATGCCTCGCATAACGAGCAAAGCAGTTTGCATCTTTGTCAGTTGTTAAATGAAAATAAAATACAGCCTCAGCATAACCACGTATGGTTTTCGCAACTATACGGTATGGGCGATAATATTTCGTTTAATTTAGCCAAATCCGGATACAATGTGGCTAAATATTTACCCTACGGTAAAGTAACCGAGGTAATTCCCTACTTAATACGCCGTGCCCGCGAAAACACCTCGGTAGCGGGGCAAATGGGCCGCGAATTACATTTTATTTCGAAAGAAATACACCGTAGAAAATCAGAAAAAGTATAG
- a CDS encoding phosphoribosylformylglycinamidine cyclo-ligase: protein MDNKLPVTTTASSLGVDHDLGNTCSKNAYAWAKKTFANRHNLAGEPVLKTDGGFANLLQFNGQKIGITSDGIGTKVELAERTGIYHTLGFDLVAMVADDLAAAGLVPTNLSNILDVDRLNYNIVDALMQGLHDAANFCQIAVTGGEIAELGNRIGGWGNNMHFNWCSTAIGILHPALLAPLDGSEITSGQAVITLYSPGFRSNGFSAARRILAQNYGSDDWHQAQFLPEQKTWGEVLLTPCTIYTPLVTQLLNDGVALSGVAHITGGGIAENLARLLRLNQLGATLPTLFNPHQAMQQLVQWSKMPPAEAYRTWNMANGLLLISPTNQVNSILQQAQNMGYKAQLAGEVLPNTTQITMATPYGQLTHDYAKVIGK from the coding sequence ATGGATAACAAATTACCAGTAACTACAACCGCATCTTCTTTAGGTGTTGACCACGACTTGGGTAATACCTGCTCGAAAAATGCTTATGCGTGGGCAAAAAAAACATTTGCCAACCGCCATAACTTAGCCGGCGAACCCGTACTTAAAACCGATGGCGGCTTTGCCAACCTTTTGCAGTTTAACGGCCAAAAAATAGGTATCACCAGCGATGGGATAGGCACAAAAGTTGAGTTGGCCGAGCGCACCGGTATTTACCACACCTTGGGCTTCGATTTGGTAGCTATGGTAGCCGATGATTTAGCCGCAGCAGGTTTGGTTCCTACCAATTTATCAAATATTTTAGATGTTGACCGCTTAAACTATAATATAGTAGATGCCCTAATGCAAGGCCTGCACGATGCCGCCAATTTTTGCCAAATTGCAGTAACCGGCGGCGAAATTGCCGAACTTGGCAACCGTATTGGCGGCTGGGGCAACAATATGCACTTTAATTGGTGTAGCACTGCTATTGGAATTTTACATCCGGCATTGTTGGCACCCTTAGATGGTAGCGAAATAACCTCGGGGCAAGCTGTGATAACCTTGTATAGCCCCGGCTTCCGAAGTAATGGGTTTTCGGCAGCGCGGCGCATTTTGGCACAAAATTACGGCTCGGACGATTGGCACCAAGCCCAATTTTTACCCGAACAAAAAACCTGGGGCGAGGTACTGCTTACGCCTTGTACTATTTATACGCCCTTAGTAACCCAACTGTTAAACGATGGCGTAGCTTTAAGCGGAGTAGCACATATTACCGGCGGCGGCATAGCCGAAAACTTAGCACGGCTGCTGCGCCTAAATCAGTTGGGCGCAACCCTGCCAACCCTTTTTAATCCGCACCAAGCCATGCAACAATTAGTGCAATGGTCAAAAATGCCCCCTGCCGAAGCTTACCGTACCTGGAACATGGCGAACGGCCTTTTGCTGATTAGCCCCACCAACCAGGTTAACAGCATTTTGCAACAAGCACAAAACATGGGCTACAAAGCACAATTGGCAGGCGAAGTTTTACCCAACACGACCCAAATAACGATGGCAACGCCTTATGGCCAACTAACACACGACTATGCAAAAGTGATTGGGAAATAA
- a CDS encoding glucosaminidase domain-containing protein has product MSRLLVLWMLVFGLPIFFVGACADTNTDLLAEKYIETYKELAITEMARARIPASIKLAQGLIESGFGTSELAKKANNHFGIKCHSGWNGPAYYQTDDAPNECFRKYGNPSQSYADHSDFLRTRERYQSLFALDITDYIGWAKGLKAAGYATSATYAEQLINIIEVHRLYRFDIATDAEQANNNGNSKKGKTKTKPSKTNTNGSKFPDPFTYNGLTTVILPFDATQQEVATAYRFPVNLLARYNYFDNRTIPAGTKIYFESKRNKAKRGLKYHLVKSSDETLFDISQQYGVKVNKLAQRNGITTATPLTAGEQIYLRKCRPKGNEITDTKQTPGKKTKVKAKTKIKTI; this is encoded by the coding sequence ATGAGTCGTTTACTTGTTTTGTGGATGCTGGTTTTTGGCCTGCCTATATTTTTTGTAGGGGCATGTGCTGATACCAATACCGACCTGCTTGCCGAAAAATATATTGAAACGTATAAAGAGTTAGCCATAACCGAAATGGCACGAGCCCGTATTCCAGCCAGTATAAAACTTGCACAAGGATTAATAGAGTCGGGTTTTGGCACCAGTGAGTTGGCTAAAAAAGCCAATAATCATTTTGGTATCAAATGCCACTCCGGATGGAACGGCCCTGCCTACTACCAAACCGATGATGCCCCAAACGAGTGTTTTAGAAAATACGGAAACCCCTCTCAATCGTACGCAGATCATTCCGATTTTTTGCGCACCCGCGAACGCTATCAAAGCCTGTTTGCCCTTGATATTACCGATTATATTGGGTGGGCTAAGGGCTTAAAAGCAGCAGGTTATGCTACAAGTGCTACCTATGCCGAGCAACTGATTAATATAATTGAAGTGCACCGCCTATATCGTTTTGATATTGCTACCGATGCCGAGCAGGCAAATAATAACGGCAATAGCAAAAAAGGGAAAACCAAAACTAAACCTTCAAAAACTAACACAAATGGCAGCAAATTTCCCGACCCGTTTACCTATAATGGGTTAACTACGGTAATACTTCCTTTTGATGCAACCCAACAAGAAGTTGCTACTGCTTATCGTTTTCCGGTTAATTTATTAGCGCGTTACAATTACTTTGACAATCGCACTATACCTGCCGGAACAAAAATTTATTTCGAATCCAAACGCAATAAAGCCAAACGCGGGCTAAAATACCACCTTGTGAAATCGAGCGATGAAACCTTATTCGACATTTCGCAACAATATGGCGTAAAAGTTAATAAATTAGCGCAGCGAAACGGTATAACAACTGCTACGCCGCTAACTGCAGGCGAGCAAATTTACCTGCGGAAATGTCGCCCTAAAGGAAATGAAATAACCGACACCAAGCAAACACCTGGCAAAAAAACAAAAGTAAAGGCTAAAACAAAAATAAAAACTATTTAA
- the ybeY gene encoding rRNA maturation RNase YbeY has translation MAIFFNTIPPLIFDMPQKMPTKKWLAALVAHHSPLQKIGNLNYQFCTDEYLLALNKKYLKHKTLTDIITFDLHEKEDQISGDLFISLERVRDNALTYHVPEMEELRRVMAHGLLHLLGYGDKTKIEEFQMRHLEEEALQIWRDRQKT, from the coding sequence ATGGCTATCTTTTTTAACACAATACCGCCTTTAATTTTTGATATGCCACAAAAAATGCCAACCAAAAAATGGCTCGCCGCTTTGGTTGCGCACCATAGCCCATTACAAAAAATTGGAAATTTAAACTACCAATTTTGTACAGATGAGTATTTGCTTGCTCTAAACAAAAAATACCTGAAACACAAAACCCTTACCGATATTATTACTTTTGATTTGCACGAAAAAGAAGATCAAATTTCGGGCGATTTGTTTATTAGCCTCGAACGTGTGCGCGATAATGCGCTAACCTATCATGTACCCGAAATGGAGGAACTGCGCCGCGTAATGGCACATGGTTTATTACATTTACTTGGTTATGGCGACAAAACTAAAATCGAGGAGTTTCAAATGCGCCATTTAGAAGAAGAAGCCTTGCAAATATGGCGTGACCGGCAAAAAACATAA
- a CDS encoding ABC transporter ATP-binding protein: MKHLAYLNRYFIRYKWRMLLGMVFVVCSKLFEALPARIVRHAFDLVGDNITYYKQLSGFSLQSKFYSQFAQAILFFGLIIFVIALIKGAFMFLMRQTIIVTSRIIENDLRNDIYAHYQQLSTAFYKKNRTGDMMARSTQDVSNVRQCLGPAIMYALDVIALMLVLVTSMWSVSPELTLYVLLPLPFLSGSIYYINRIINRRSEAIQRQMSVLTNIAQESFSGIRVIKAYNQEQPTNNEFANQSDQYKQRTLRLARVQAFFFPLMLFLIGFSSLLTIYIGGNMVIAGKITAGNVAEFVIYVNMLTWPITSVGWVASMVQQAAASQKRINEFLQTKPEITSPNNNNINLKGKLTFDNISFTYPETGITALKQVSFSLQPGQKMAIVGRTGCGKSTIAELLVRKYDVSSGEISFDDLPIAQLNLTQLRQQIGYAPQEVFLFSDTVSNNIAFGMENASEENIRNAAQNAAVLNDILQLPNGMQTIVGERGVTLSGGQKQRIALARALIKNPEIIVLDDCLSAVDANTEEQILTYLNTYLKPKTAIVITHRIFSLMNFDQILVLHDGQIIEQGTHQTLLDKKGHYFNIYQKQQEDKKKT; this comes from the coding sequence ATGAAACACCTTGCCTACCTCAATCGATATTTTATACGTTACAAATGGCGTATGTTATTAGGTATGGTGTTTGTAGTTTGCTCAAAACTTTTTGAAGCATTACCTGCCCGTATTGTGCGCCATGCCTTTGATTTGGTAGGCGACAATATAACGTACTACAAACAATTATCGGGGTTTAGCCTGCAAAGTAAGTTTTACAGCCAGTTTGCCCAAGCTATTTTATTTTTTGGTCTTATTATATTTGTCATCGCTTTAATAAAAGGCGCATTTATGTTTTTAATGCGGCAAACTATTATTGTAACCTCGCGCATAATTGAAAACGACCTTCGCAACGACATTTATGCCCATTATCAGCAGCTAAGTACTGCATTTTACAAAAAAAACCGCACCGGCGACATGATGGCGCGCAGCACCCAAGACGTATCGAATGTGCGGCAATGCTTAGGCCCTGCCATCATGTACGCCTTAGATGTAATAGCATTAATGCTGGTGTTGGTTACCAGTATGTGGTCAGTTAGCCCCGAATTAACTTTATATGTGTTGTTACCGCTTCCATTCCTGTCGGGCAGTATTTACTATATTAACCGCATAATTAACCGGCGCAGCGAGGCCATCCAGCGGCAAATGTCGGTATTAACTAATATTGCACAAGAGTCGTTCTCGGGCATTAGGGTTATAAAAGCCTATAATCAGGAACAACCAACTAACAACGAATTTGCCAACCAAAGCGACCAGTATAAACAACGGACATTGCGGTTAGCACGGGTACAGGCATTTTTTTTTCCGCTAATGTTATTTTTAATAGGATTTAGCTCGTTACTCACCATTTATATAGGCGGAAACATGGTAATTGCCGGAAAAATTACCGCCGGAAATGTAGCCGAATTTGTAATTTATGTGAATATGCTCACCTGGCCTATAACTTCGGTGGGTTGGGTGGCTTCGATGGTACAACAGGCAGCCGCCAGTCAAAAACGCATCAACGAGTTTTTACAAACCAAGCCCGAAATTACCTCGCCCAACAACAACAATATAAATTTAAAAGGAAAATTAACATTTGATAATATTAGTTTTACCTATCCGGAGACAGGCATTACAGCACTTAAACAGGTGTCATTTAGTTTGCAGCCTGGACAAAAAATGGCTATTGTAGGCCGCACTGGTTGCGGAAAAAGCACTATTGCCGAACTTTTAGTGCGCAAATACGATGTAAGCTCCGGAGAAATTAGCTTTGATGACCTACCTATAGCACAACTAAACCTAACCCAATTGCGCCAACAAATAGGTTACGCGCCTCAAGAAGTATTTTTATTTTCAGACACAGTGTCTAACAATATAGCCTTTGGGATGGAAAACGCCAGCGAAGAAAACATTAGAAATGCAGCCCAAAATGCAGCCGTTTTAAACGACATTTTACAACTACCCAATGGTATGCAAACTATTGTTGGCGAGCGCGGCGTTACCTTGTCGGGGGGGCAAAAGCAGCGCATAGCTTTGGCAAGGGCGTTGATAAAAAATCCGGAAATAATTGTATTAGACGATTGCCTTTCGGCAGTTGATGCCAACACAGAAGAACAAATATTAACTTACTTAAACACCTACCTCAAACCAAAAACAGCCATTGTTATTACCCACCGGATTTTTTCGTTAATGAATTTTGACCAAATTTTGGTGCTTCATGATGGGCAAATTATAGAACAAGGCACCCACCAAACCCTACTCGATAAAAAAGGGCATTACTTCAATATTTATCAAAAACAGCAAGAAGACAAGAAAAAAACTTGA
- a CDS encoding gliding motility-associated C-terminal domain-containing protein, producing the protein MVVVKWQGMGNKQVTLTLNNVVCEGASLSKNISKSELAVGLPENILLKGGQTYTFEPAINNPDGLNLSYLWSPSLGLSCSTCPQPIAAPGITTNYQLTITDANNCTITRNTTITIVDGQPIFVPNIFTPNDDGLNDILYVRGSSIEALTFAIFDRMGEKVFETSDQTTGWDGTWRNKKLNGVYVWVAQVTLLGGKPEIYKGTITVVR; encoded by the coding sequence ATGGTAGTTGTAAAATGGCAGGGTATGGGCAATAAACAAGTAACACTTACACTAAACAATGTAGTTTGTGAAGGGGCTTCGTTAAGCAAAAATATTTCAAAATCAGAACTTGCCGTTGGCTTACCCGAAAACATACTGTTAAAAGGCGGGCAAACATACACCTTTGAGCCGGCAATAAATAACCCCGATGGCCTTAATCTTAGCTACTTGTGGTCGCCAAGTTTGGGTTTATCGTGTAGTACCTGCCCCCAACCCATAGCGGCACCCGGCATAACTACTAACTATCAACTCACCATTACCGATGCTAATAACTGCACCATTACAAGAAACACCACTATTACAATTGTTGATGGCCAGCCTATTTTTGTGCCAAATATTTTTACCCCAAACGACGATGGCCTAAACGATATATTATATGTACGAGGCAGCAGTATTGAGGCGCTAACCTTTGCCATTTTTGACCGCATGGGCGAAAAAGTATTTGAAACAAGCGACCAAACTACCGGATGGGACGGTACCTGGCGCAATAAAAAACTGAACGGCGTATATGTTTGGGTGGCACAAGTTACCTTGCTGGGCGGTAAACCCGAAATTTATAAAGGCACCATAACCGTTGTCAGATAA